The genomic stretch CTTCCTGCCACAGGCTAGGAATTGTTTCCGTTGTAGATGAACCCTGGTTTAGTTAGTTGGAAGTCCTTCTGTTCTCTCTACCCACCCACCCTCAACTGTAGCTTTCAACCCTGTGAAGCAAGAGAAATTTATGGAACCCTATAATAAGAAGGTAGGCGGGGTAAGGAGCCTACACCTTCCAGGCTTTGCAAAGCTGTCCTGATGATGGTGAACCCAATGGTTGTGAGATTTCTGAGTGAGCCCTGAGGAGAACTGAGCCCCAGATCAAGACTACCAGAAGTGCTCCCAGGCCCTGGTGTTCCTGTTTTTCCTCCTTGTCCCTCTAATCCCTGACCTTGCCATCCCCTCCCGACAGTGGGTCCTGTGATGGTGTCCTTTAGCCCAGTGCCTTCGCTGGCAGAGATTGTGGAGAGGAATCCCCGGGTGGAACCAGGGGGCCGGTACCACCCGGCAGGGTGTGAGCCCCGCTCTCGAACAGCCATCATTGTGCCCCACCGTGCCCGGGAGCACCACCTGCGCCTGCTGCTCTACCACCTGCACCCCTTCCTGCAGCGCCAGCAGCTTGCGTATGGCATCTATGTTATCCACCAGGTACCCGTAATCCCCAGCTCACCCTGACTTTCTTTCTTGTAAGGAAGGCTCAAGCAAACACCACTCCACTCTCATCTAAGGGGTCCCTGGACTAATTTTAAGAGGGCCAGACTGTTGAACAAAGGGAAGCACTGTTGGCACTGCTCTGCCAAAATTGTTAGTCCTATACTTCTCCTTGTTCTTTTTAGGGTATTCCTACTCTCCTTTATACTCCTTGATGATTTTTCCTTTATTCGGTGGCTTGTGcaatgaaaaacacaaatttgGGATTGGACAGTTCTGGGCTTAAATTCTAGTTTTCTGATATTTGTTATATGTGTGACCTTgaataagttacttaacctcttaaAATAAAGCAAGTAGCAACAGATAAGTAATATACCACCTGTTTCACATTTGTGTTGGTTGTTAGGATTAAATGCTAAATAGCAGCATGTTAAGTAATGGACACATGTTGATGCTCAAgaaaaattttgttgaatgactaaatgaaaaAGATATTTTGCCTCTTAATTCTCCTTACCCTGCACCCCACTTTGATTTCCCCcttcacttttatattttagcCCCCTTTTTCCCCATGCTACTTATAGACATAGGGCTGGTCTCCTTCCCTTATTTTCTAGGCTGGAAATGGAACATTTAACAGGGCAAAGCTGCTGAATGTTGGAGTGCGGGAGGCCCTGCGTGATGAGGAGTGGGACTGCCTCTTCCTGCATGATGTGGACCTGCTGCCAGAGAATGACCACAATCTGTATGTGTGTGATCCGCGGGGGCCCCGGCACGTCGCTGTCGCCATGAACAAGTTTGGATACAGGTAGAGAGCAGGGGAGGAAGGTACTGGAAATCATCATCCaatggaaagaggaaaaccaaGGAGATTGTGGATAGGGATATCTCCCCTGAAAACTTGTGGAATCTAAGGATCTTTCTCTCCCCAGCCTCCCGTACCCCCAGTACTTTGGGGGAGTCTCAGCACTCACTCCTGACCAGTACCTGAAGATGAACGGTTTCCCCAACGAATACTGGGGCTGGGGCGGTGAGGATGATGACATTGCTACCAGGTCAGACTTTCTGCCATCACTTCCTTCCCTACCCTAGCCTGGCTCCCTTTGCTCTAAGACCACCCCTGGCCATAGCCCTTCAACAGTGCCCTGTAGGTCCCCTGAGCCCATGCCTTTTCCTTAGTCTTTTCAGTCTACCCATGTCAGGTTTTACATGCTGCTGTTCCCCATTCTGTCCTCTTTCAGTCTACTGGAACTTAGTTAGGTTCttagaagaggagagaagatCAATAGGAAATAGCTTCATGGGATTCCATAGCTGAAAAGGGGCCTAGAGACAGCTTAGTCCCTCCTTCTGCTAGGGTTGCATCCAGACCATTTCCCTGTGAGGATGGGGAGGGGTTGTTTCTGTTCCATATATCCCagaatcacttttaaaaaaaaaaatcattgggaTGATGCCAGCTTCTTTTTTCACATATGACGCATTCTGACCTTCACCTTCAGCTGGCCCAATTTCTTACTTGTGGTATGAACATTTGGGCTGGGTATGTTGGACCCAATGTCTTCCCTCCCCCTTGTATCTTCTGGGATGACATTTCTGAATTCTCATCCTCCATATTTGTGTAAAGCATCCAGCAAACCCTAAATGTACATATTCTTTCAGTACCTTCCCCAGACCATATTCACTCCTTGCTTTTGTGTCAGAGTTGGGATTCTCTCCAGGTCCTGATTTCCTGATTCTACCCTTTTTGACAAGAGGCCACAATTCTAAATAAGAGTTGCTGGGCTAGTATCTGTAACTCCCAGTCTTGTCCTATCCTTTTGACAAAATGGGCTGTCTCCCTGTCCTTTCCAGACCACAAAGGCAGCTCCTGGAAgccatttagaaaaacaaaaatgggaagTACAAACCTTCCTTTGCCAGTTGTTTAAACACCCCAGGGTTCCTGATACTAGGACCCTGAGGATTTGGATATATCCAGCTTATACATACTCTTTagccatttccttctttctgcttgacTTTATCCTCACTCCAGTACCTGGCACTTTTTTGCCTAACTAATAGTTGTTCTTTGTGAGTGGAAACATGTAGTCCCTTCCTTGTTGGCCTTAGCTCTTCTTATTCACCTGTCAGCAGCTTTCCTCCAATCTGATCCTCCAAGATCCCCCTCACTTTTCCTGTAGGGTACGCCTGGCTGGGATGAAGATCTCTCGTCCTCCCACATCTGTGGGACACTATAAGATGGTAAAGCATCGAGG from Choloepus didactylus isolate mChoDid1 chromosome 2, mChoDid1.pri, whole genome shotgun sequence encodes the following:
- the B4GALT3 gene encoding beta-1,4-galactosyltransferase 3 isoform X2, coding for MLRRLLERPCTLALLVGSQLAVMMYLSLGGFRSLSALFGREQGPTFDYSHPHDVYSNLSHLPGVPVAPGGPPAPQGLPYCPERSPLLVGPVMVSFSPVPSLAEIVERNPRVEPGGRYHPAGCEPRSRTAIIVPHRAREHHLRLLLYHLHPFLQRQQLAYGIYVIHQAGNGTFNRAKLLNVGVREALRDEEWDCLFLHDVDLLPENDHNLYVCDPRGPRHVAVAMNKFGYSLPYPQYFGGVSALTPDQYLKMNGFPNEYWGWGGEDDDIATRVRLAGMKISRPPTSVGHYKMVKHRGDKGNEENPHSHSEARRAPILLRESN
- the B4GALT3 gene encoding beta-1,4-galactosyltransferase 3 isoform X3, whose translation is MVSFSPVPSLAEIVERNPRVEPGGRYHPAGCEPRSRTAIIVPHRAREHHLRLLLYHLHPFLQRQQLAYGIYVIHQAGNGTFNRAKLLNVGVREALRDEEWDCLFLHDVDLLPENDHNLYVCDPRGPRHVAVAMNKFGYSLPYPQYFGGVSALTPDQYLKMNGFPNEYWGWGGEDDDIATRVRLAGMKISRPPTSVGHYKMVKHRGDKGNEENPHRFDLLVRTQNSWTQDGMNSLTYRLLARELGPLYTNITADIGTDPRGPRAPSGPRYPPGSSQAFRQEMLQRQPPIRPGPPPTANHTAPHGSH
- the B4GALT3 gene encoding beta-1,4-galactosyltransferase 3 isoform X1, whose product is MLRRLLERPCTLALLVGSQLAVMMYLSLGGFRSLSALFGREQGPTFDYSHPHDVYSNLSHLPGVPVAPGGPPAPQGLPYCPERSPLLVGPVMVSFSPVPSLAEIVERNPRVEPGGRYHPAGCEPRSRTAIIVPHRAREHHLRLLLYHLHPFLQRQQLAYGIYVIHQAGNGTFNRAKLLNVGVREALRDEEWDCLFLHDVDLLPENDHNLYVCDPRGPRHVAVAMNKFGYSLPYPQYFGGVSALTPDQYLKMNGFPNEYWGWGGEDDDIATRVRLAGMKISRPPTSVGHYKMVKHRGDKGNEENPHRFDLLVRTQNSWTQDGMNSLTYRLLARELGPLYTNITADIGTDPRGPRAPSGPRYPPGSSQAFRQEMLQRQPPIRPGPPPTANHTAPHGSH